A part of bacterium BMS3Abin14 genomic DNA contains:
- a CDS encoding gram-negative bacterial tonB protein, translating to MGNRTAVAKIGGGTSGAAPAEKTETIHPEAREERSSRVISRVVASHTGAIRYAYNRELRKNPALRGKIVLTFSISPGGDVTECSVQESEMKWPPLEESLVRMVLNWKFPKIPEGTVTVSYPLVFFPSM from the coding sequence GTGGGAAACCGGACAGCGGTCGCGAAAATAGGCGGCGGCACATCCGGCGCAGCGCCGGCCGAAAAAACGGAAACGATTCATCCCGAGGCGAGGGAGGAACGCTCATCCCGGGTAATATCCCGGGTCGTCGCCTCCCACACCGGCGCCATCCGATACGCCTATAACAGGGAACTGCGTAAAAACCCTGCACTCAGGGGCAAGATTGTCTTGACCTTTTCCATCTCCCCTGGGGGCGACGTCACAGAATGCTCCGTCCAGGAATCGGAGATGAAATGGCCGCCCCTGGAAGAATCCCTGGTCCGCATGGTCCTGAACTGGAAATTTCCCAAGATACCTGAGGGGACGGTCACCGTAAGCTATCCCCTGGTCTTTTTCCCCAGTATGTAG
- a CDS encoding HEAT repeat protein: protein MIRRHRIFFAMAALLAVFTSPLPKISLAADVPFPKNLLDDLRSKDQSIRLSAVQAIKPYRELTSLPVLERILVVDPDTGVKIAAAVSLGQLKEPASREGLINGILFDSSGLVRFRCGEALSMLGVNRDEKQAFLRGLEDPDKRVHYISLHAISSKVQDSDISLIADLLADDSTVVRELAHQILSKRGIVLEKIGDRYRMVK, encoded by the coding sequence ATGATCCGCAGACATCGAATTTTCTTCGCTATGGCAGCGCTTCTCGCCGTTTTCACGTCTCCTCTGCCAAAAATCTCCCTGGCGGCGGATGTTCCTTTTCCAAAGAACCTGCTGGACGACCTGCGCTCTAAAGATCAATCCATTCGGCTCTCCGCCGTCCAGGCCATTAAACCGTACAGGGAACTGACCTCCCTTCCTGTCCTGGAGAGGATCCTCGTCGTTGACCCTGATACAGGGGTCAAGATCGCCGCCGCCGTGTCCCTGGGTCAACTGAAAGAACCGGCATCGAGGGAAGGACTTATAAACGGCATCCTCTTCGATTCATCCGGACTGGTCCGTTTTCGATGCGGGGAGGCCCTGTCAATGCTGGGGGTCAACCGGGATGAAAAACAGGCATTTCTCAGGGGTCTCGAGGATCCTGATAAACGGGTGCATTATATCAGCCTGCACGCCATCTCGTCGAAGGTACAGGATTCGGACATATCGCTTATTGCCGACCTTTTAGCCGACGACAGCACGGTGGTCAGGGAACTGGCCCATCAGATCCTCAGTAAACGGGGAATCGTGCTGGAGAAAATCGGCGACAGATACAGGATGGTGAAGTAG